The Vespula vulgaris chromosome 2, iyVesVulg1.1, whole genome shotgun sequence genome has a segment encoding these proteins:
- the LOC127061985 gene encoding A-kinase anchor protein 14-like: MFNTSIYNFQSLIDDYKLKSCFKIKNFVYQFVNTAIKKAMKIISNMDDISDIVERRNAIVTRSLDPFGVEWYTCGNININNIAESITNEMQEWNNLPELKDWMFSVEFIKLFVRNDMNIYKYEVIWSVPTKSYPEPQVTVSVLFDIVINLKYPAHYPVDVTYIFEACQFIHRLDMIFQPKWLYDILDMKTMMFKSFDF, from the exons ATGTTCAACACTTCGATATATAACTTTCAATCATTGATCGATGATTACAAACTGAAATCATGTTTCAAAATAAAGAACTTTGTTTATCAGTTCGTTAACACAGCAATCAAGAAAGCTATGAAGATAATAAGTAACATG GACGATATTTCTGATATagtagagagaagaaatgcTATCGTCACTAGATCGCTGGATCCTTTTGGTGTCGAATGGTACACTTGTGGtaatatcaatatcaataatattgcTGAGAGCATTACGAACGAAATGCAAGAATGGAATAATTTGCCG GAGTTAAAAGATTGGATGTTCAGTGTAGAATTCATTAAACTTTTTGTTAGAAACGATatgaatatttacaaatatgaAGTAATTTGGAGCGTGCCTACAAAGTCGTATCCTGAACCACAAGTGACGGTTAGTGTATTATTTGATATCGTTATAAATCTCAAGTATCCAGCGCATTATCCTGTCGAC GTTACGTATATTTTCGAAGCTTGTCAATTTATCCATCGATTGGATATGATCTTTCAACCTAAATGGCTTTACGATATATTAGATATGAAAACTATGATGTTTAaatcatttgatttttaa